The Flavobacterium piscisymbiosum genome includes a region encoding these proteins:
- a CDS encoding urease accessory protein UreF, which produces MNNIKFLASLLHISDPTLPIGGYSHSNGLETFIQNKIVHNAATAQEFVENMLKYNLKYNDGAFVKLAYEATEANDLKAILDLDQECNALKCPREIRQASQKLGLRLIKIFKRRENFQLMEAYEKAVRNGDANSHYSIVFGMFCSLLKIPLQEALFGFYYTSTAGMITNAVKLVPLGQLDGQDILFRLYPIMEKTAQETITLEREYVGLCNTSFDIRCMQHERLYSRLYMS; this is translated from the coding sequence ATGAATAATATAAAATTTTTAGCCAGTCTTTTGCATATTTCCGACCCTACATTGCCTATTGGAGGATATTCTCATTCTAACGGACTTGAAACGTTTATACAAAATAAAATTGTACACAACGCAGCAACTGCACAGGAGTTTGTAGAAAATATGCTTAAGTATAATCTCAAATACAACGACGGTGCTTTTGTAAAATTGGCCTATGAAGCTACTGAGGCTAATGATTTAAAAGCCATTTTAGATCTGGATCAGGAATGTAACGCTTTAAAGTGCCCAAGAGAAATTCGTCAGGCAAGCCAGAAATTGGGATTGCGTTTGATTAAAATCTTCAAAAGACGTGAGAATTTTCAGTTAATGGAAGCTTATGAAAAAGCGGTTCGAAATGGTGATGCAAATTCTCATTACTCTATTGTTTTTGGAATGTTTTGCTCTCTGTTAAAAATTCCTCTGCAAGAAGCCCTTTTTGGATTTTACTACACTTCTACCGCCGGAATGATTACCAATGCTGTAAAGTTAGTACCACTGGGACAATTGGATGGGCAGGATATTTTATTTCGTCTGTATCCGATAATGGAAAAAACGGCTCAGGAAACCATAACATTAGAGCGAGAGTATGTAGGACTCTGCAACACCTCTTTTGACATTCGCTGCATGCAGCATGAAAGACTGTATTCAAGACTATACATGTCATAA
- a CDS encoding urease accessory protein UreD, with protein MNSRLHIIAGYKQGSSYVKDLYVSPPFRVVSVGQRKTDNKLYQIVMSTSPGILCGDRYQLDIDLEKGAALQLQSQSYQRLFNMKNDAVQQLTISMEDDTSFAYVPHPVVPHENSDFKSKAEIRIGTNSQLIISEIITCGRKHYGELFKLRRFQNLTEIYHKNKLVVKDNVLIQPDLIPINGIGNLEEFTHQGTLIFYSTKENTNKNLLVETIYSIIESQSEIEIGISAMEDNGFVIRTLGHGGEVMYNFFLKVQEILWELE; from the coding sequence ATGAACAGTCGCTTACATATTATAGCAGGTTATAAACAAGGAAGTTCTTATGTAAAAGACCTCTATGTGTCTCCTCCTTTTCGTGTAGTATCAGTAGGACAGCGCAAAACCGACAATAAGCTTTATCAAATTGTGATGAGTACCTCGCCGGGAATTCTATGCGGTGATCGTTACCAATTAGATATTGATTTAGAAAAAGGAGCCGCGTTGCAGCTGCAGTCACAATCATATCAAAGATTATTTAATATGAAAAATGACGCTGTGCAGCAGCTTACTATCTCGATGGAGGATGATACTTCTTTTGCCTATGTCCCACATCCGGTGGTTCCTCATGAAAATTCTGATTTCAAAAGTAAAGCCGAAATCCGTATTGGTACAAACAGTCAGTTGATAATTAGTGAAATAATCACCTGTGGAAGAAAGCATTATGGAGAGCTTTTTAAACTGAGACGTTTTCAGAATCTTACAGAGATTTATCATAAAAATAAATTGGTTGTAAAGGACAATGTGCTTATTCAACCCGATCTGATTCCGATAAACGGCATAGGAAATCTGGAAGAATTTACGCATCAGGGAACTCTTATCTTTTATAGTACAAAAGAAAATACGAATAAAAATCTCTTAGTCGAAACTATCTATTCTATTATTGAATCTCAAAGTGAGATCGAAATCGGCATTTCGGCAATGGAAGATAACGGATTCGTTATTCGAACACTGGGACATGGTGGTGAAGTAATGTATAATTTTTTCCTTAAGGTCCAGGAAATCCTTTGGGAATTAGAATAA
- the ureG gene encoding urease accessory protein UreG, with the protein MKNRKYIKVGVAGPVGSGKTALLERLSRHLYGTYDLGVITNDIYTKEDAEFMAKNSLLPHERIIGVETGGCPHTAIREDASMNLEAVDELANRFSDIELIFIESGGDNLSATFSPDLADVTIFIIDVAEGEKIPRKGGPGITRSDLLVINKIDLAPYVGASLEVMENDARRMRKGAPFIFSNLKTDVGVPEIIGWIKKYALLEECEEPNLLR; encoded by the coding sequence ATGAAAAATAGAAAATATATAAAAGTAGGCGTTGCCGGACCAGTAGGTTCTGGAAAAACTGCTTTATTAGAACGATTAAGCAGACACTTATACGGAACGTATGATCTTGGTGTGATTACAAATGATATCTATACCAAAGAAGATGCAGAGTTTATGGCTAAAAACAGTCTTTTGCCTCATGAACGCATTATTGGGGTAGAAACAGGAGGATGCCCTCACACAGCTATTCGCGAGGATGCAAGTATGAATCTTGAAGCAGTAGATGAATTGGCAAACCGCTTCTCAGATATTGAATTAATTTTTATCGAAAGCGGCGGAGATAATCTATCGGCAACTTTTAGCCCGGATCTTGCCGATGTAACCATTTTTATAATTGATGTTGCCGAAGGTGAAAAAATTCCAAGAAAAGGAGGACCAGGTATCACAAGATCAGATTTACTGGTGATTAATAAAATTGATTTGGCTCCTTATGTAGGTGCAAGCCTTGAAGTGATGGAAAATGATGCGAGAAGAATGAGAAAAGGAGCCCCTTTTATATTTTCAAATCTTAAAACAGATGTCGGTGTACCGGAAATTATAGGCTGGATCAAAAAATATGCTTTACTGGAAGAATGTGAAGAACCGAATCTACTAAGATAA